A region of Oryzias melastigma strain HK-1 unplaced genomic scaffold, ASM292280v2 sc00250, whole genome shotgun sequence DNA encodes the following proteins:
- the ppl gene encoding periplakin isoform X2 has product MLKKKSKSSVVTPPKPTAAPTELSILIEKLQKNADKVERNIIEIEQNLNKDVCKINEGKPTLYQDDTNKRILNSLELLDSLDEDAVNTKRLHHPQAEMIEQDMKQLRERVMKLKEDHYHIYQLIRSEGMPTINWGNIMDEKLEKLNTKGFGQDLPTVETEVVEHNIFHGEVEALAPHISASGDKEYVSSLQMKYNKLLTSSSARQRDLLSLRDYMQRCTNELYWMDQQAEERINYDWSDLNLDYPARKRHYENFISKCLESKEATITILNDDGEKLINAQHPGKTVIEAHMEAVNADWKEYLNLLICEENHLKHMEEYHQFHKEARDTQDLLKRLETEINQKYNPEFKDVYQMEGLINELDDQAKAMDHLDERVKALQKRSLQVLPLRYRREALQKLLPIEALCEYDTDEGQVQRGERYTLLRINGSKWDVKDAAGRKLSAPAVCFMIPPTDPEAVAVSDNLASQKNTVKQKTASCKASLQKRFNELQKETGAGTDKEEQQCRQLMAGLDKIVNDLDKQEKSIYARVRPPLEQSRPLQDGMDRLQDMKDITVAVDKIKPEKSSKVDEARGFLVSNSKCASAPQLHSKVDETEKKYAKVEQLLQCSQEKLKNSHQLEKSIQNGKTFISTYENKLAREEVAPGDISSLDKTQRELANMASELRSKSTVMAESEENLRSARNSSNNMTSKFQEHCPDIERQEADVQKLNKRFNNLNRQIDARSQSLQRAKMAYNNFRNDYDNLNTWLSRVPNYEPRETDDVMQVETKLKNQRNLLSDIARKESDLNNVSKNAKQYQQAVKDYEAETEKFKSVLDLEDGLVPQTYKRSRLESPAMTVKAEEAAIESKFTEVNAVNKQRLQNLEFAQSLLKQQPEIPMIQSTNVQSVHAAPPGEEPWRIKKQLDDEIQRREQLEKEIKSIQTDIYELEGQKPQDTIVKKELIKKVPDPQLDEEVHKVQQKLSEERRTTHVLENDLEVLKLKFRGLETELKEGAQQYTVKEVLRIERDRGQEEEVRKLRDELEELRRQKMMKDNELIQIKKQVTLLAEEKNKEKEVITEEQVIKVQNDPQLQSEYRLLLERKQKETDDRKELEDELQFLQGKLRRLEKEKAMAEEKISIKEVLKVEKDLALEREVENLRRQFEDEKSKRRSSQREKADLQRKVTSLEEEKNRVVVQEKVREIVRPDPKAESEVANLRLELVEQQRRFKDAELQLKSLKDELTMLRNRGPQVEVKEMIKEVIKYKIDPQTEKELEDLREEIVDKTHQIEKSEMEIRQLRDEIERWKETKPQVQTKEVVNEVLQYREDPKTKEEIEILKRKLAEEQKKRLDLERERSTQEEKIRLKKLDLSQVREKIVEQVVVEMKEDPVLKSECENFVQTINNEQELKENLKAELVKLQRQIADLDIQLEELERERKARREAELEIQRLRIRLNELEIRDKENREKVTVKQKVVLQQDPQQEKEHSILKLQLDEERHKRTLLEKRLDALIQQQLTLERMDVKERVVRTEKVQVERDPEAEIEIENLRRTLDEEKRRRHDLDQELTSLTSRLSDMEFHHTKSTKELDYIRDESNRLQQENQRLQNEIRKLRSEIDITSNETKLITESAPREDGKNLELRLDSLQKELGELKRVTVQKDEEIQKLQKNLAAVRIKREQRESHLRRSIVIIDPDTGKEMRPEEAYKLGVIDWKMFVNLQGQECDWEEITVKGPGESSVLHDRKSGKKFSIDDALRAGRISDRHLQQYNNKEISIQEFGLMVSGKNKGTAQD; this is encoded by the exons ATGCTGAAGAAAAAGAGCAAATCATCGGTGGTCACGCCACCCAAACCCAC TGCCGCCCCCACAGAGCTGAGCATTCTGATTGAGAAGTTACAGAAGAATGCTGACAAGGTGGAGAGGAACATCATTGAAATCGAGCAAAACCTGAACAAG GATGTATGTAAGATCAATGAAGGCAAACCGACGTTGTACCAGGATGACACCAACAAGAGGATCCTCAACTCTCTGGAGCTGCTTGACAGCCTGGATGAGGACGCCGTGAACACCAAGCGCCTCCACCACCCACAGGCCGAGATGATAGAGCAAGA CATGAAGCAGCTGCGTGAGAGAGTAATGAAGCTGAAGGAGGACCACTATCACATTTACCAGCTGATCCGCTCTGAGGGGATGCCCACCATCAACTGGGGAAACATTATGGATGAGAAACTG GAAAAATTGAACACTAAAGGCTTTGGCCAGGACTTACCAACTGTGGAAACCGAGGTGGTGGAGCACAACATATTCCATGGGGAGGTGGAGGCTCTGGCCCCTCACATCTCTGCCAGCGGAGACAAG gAGTATGTCAGCAGTCTCCAGATGAAGTACAATAAGCTGCTG ACCAGCTCCAGCGCTCGTCAGCGAGACCTGCTGAGTCTGCGCGATTATATGCAGCGCTGCACCAACGAGCTGTACTGGATGGACCAGCAGGCAGAGGAGAGGATCAACTACGACTGGAGTGATCTCAACCTGGATTATCCTGCTCGCAAGAGGCACTATGAG AACTTCATCAGCAAGTGTTTGGAGTCTAAAGAAGCCACCATTACAATTCTGAACGATGATGGAGAAAAGCTGATTAATGCTCAGCATCCAGGGAAGACTGTTATTGAG GCTCATATGGAAGCAGTCAATGCAGACTGGAAGGAGTACCTAAACCTGCTTATTTGTGAAGAAAACCACCTGAAGCACATGGAAGAATACCATCAG TTCCACAAGGAGGCACGTGACACCCAGGACCTACTGAAACGGCTGGAAACTGAGATTAACCAGAAGTACAACCCAGAGTTTAAGGATGTTTATCAGATGGAAGGCCTCATCAATGAGCTAGAC GATCAAGCTAAGGCCATGGACCATCTTGATGAACGAGTCAAGGCTCTGCAGAAGCGAAGCTTGCAGGTTCTCCCTCTGAGGTACCGCAGGGAAGCGCTTCAAAAGCTGCTGCCCATTGAAGCTTTGTGCGAGTATGACACAGATGAG GGCCAGGTTCAGCGTGGTGAGAGGTACACTCTTCTCAGGATCAATGGCTCAAAATGGGACGTGAAGGATGCTGCTGGACGTAAACTCTCTGCCCCTGCAGTCTGCTTTATGATTCCTCCCACCGACCCGGAGGCTGTAGCTGTGTCTGACAA TCTGGCCAGCCAGAAGAACACCGTCAAGCAGAAAACGGCCAGCTGCAAAGCCTCTCTGCAGAAGCGCTTTAATGAACTGCAGAAGGAGACTGGTGCTGGAACAG ACAAAGAGGAGCAGCAGTGCCGCCAGCTCATGGCTGGTTTAGATAAGATTGTCAATGACTtagacaaacaggaaaaatctATCTATGCAAGAGTGCGCCCACCACTGGAACAGAGCCGGCCACTGCAAGACGGCATGGACCGGCTGCAAGACATGAAG GACATCACTGTAGCTGTTGACAAGATTAAGCCAGAGAAGTCCTCCAAGGTAGATGAGGCCAGAGGCTTCCTGGTCTCTAATTCCAAGTGTGCCAGTGCCCCTCAGCTACACAGTAAGGTGGATGAGACTGAGAAGAAGTATGCTAAGGTCGAGCAGCTTCTCCAATGCTCCCAAGAGAA GCTGAAAAATTCACACCAGCTGGAGAAGTCTATTCAAAATGGAAAGACTTTCATATCCACATATGAGAACAAACTGGCCAGGGAGGAAGTTGCCCCAGGGGACATCTCCTCATTGGATAAAACTCAGCGAGAGCTTGCT AATATGGCTTCCGAACTGAGGTCCAAGAGCACAGTGATGGCTGAATCAGAGGAAAATTTGCGCTCAGCCAGAAACAGTTCCAACAACATGACCTCCAAGTTTCAGGAGCACTGTCCAGACATTGAACGACAGGAAGCTGATGTCCAGAAACTCAACAAACGTTTTAACAACCTTAACAGGCAGATCGATGCCAG GTCTCAGAGCTTGCAGAGAGCCAAAATGGCGTACAACAATTTCCGAAATGACTATGACAACTTGAACACCTGGTTGTCTCGTGTCCCAAACTACGAACCCCGTGAAACTGATGATGTCATGCAGGTGGAGACTAAGTTGAAGAACCAGAGG AACTTGCTTTCTGACATCGCAAGAAAGGAGTCAGACTTGAACAATGTCTCCAAAAATGCCAAGCAGTACCAACAGGCTGTGAAG GACTATGAGGCTGAAACTGAAAAGTTCAAGTCAGTCCTGGATCTCGAGGATGGTCTTGTACCTCAGACCTACAAGAGAAGCAGACTGGAATCACCTGCAATGACAGTCAAAGCAGAG GAAGCTGCCATTGAATCCAAGTTTACAGAAGTGAATGCAGTGAACAAGCAAAGGCTCCAGAATCTTGAATTTGCTCAAAGCCTTTTGAAACAG CAACCTGAGATCCCTATGATCCAGTCTACAAATGTACAGTCCGTCCATGCTGCTCCTCCAGGAGAGGAGCCTTGGAGAATCAAAAAGCAGCTGGATGATGAGATTCAGAGGAGAGAACAACTTGAGAAGGAAATTAAGAGCATTCAGACTGACATTTATGAACTGGAAGGACAAAAGCCCCAGGACACCATCGTTAAGAAAGAACTGATTAAAAAAGTTCCAGACCCACAGCTGGATGAAGAGGTTCACAAAGTCCAGCAGAAGCTGTCAGAGGAGCGCCGCACCACCCATGTCCTGGAAAATGATTTGGAAGTGCTGAAGCTTAAGTTCCGTGGCCTGGAGACAGAGCTCAAAGAGGGGGCACAGCAGTACACTGTAAAGGAAGTCCTACGTATAGAGAGGGATAGGGGACAGGAAGAGGAGGTCCGTAAACTTCGGGATGAGCTGGAAGAGCTTAGAAGGCAGAAGATGATGAAAGACAATGAGctgattcaaataaaaaagcaagtgACCCTTCTggctgaagagaaaaacaaagaaaaggagGTGATCACTGAGGAGCAAGTGATCAAAGTTCAGAATGACCCCCAGCTTCAGTCAGAGTACCGGCTCCTGCTTGAAAGGAAGCAGAAAGAGACAGATGATAGGAAAGAACTAGAGGACGAACTACAGTTTCTCCAGGGGAAGCTTCGAAGATTGGAGAAGGAGAAAGCCATGGCAGAAGAGAAGATTTCTATCAAGGAGGTGCTTAAAGTAGAGAAAGATTTGGCTCTGGAAAGGGAGGTAGAAAACCTCAGGAGACAATTTGAGGATGAGAAGTCGAAACGCAGATCTTCTCAGCGTGAAAAGGCTGACCTCCAGAGAAAAGTTACAagtctggaggaggagaagaacaGGGTTGTGGTCCAGGAAAAAGTTAGGGAGATTGTTCGTCCCGACCCAAAGGCAGAGAGTGAGGTAGCCAATCTCCGTCTTGAGCTTGTAGAACAACAGAGGCGCTTTAAGGATGCAGAACTTCAGTTGAAGTCTCTGAAGGATGAACTGACCATGCTAAGGAACAGAGGACCTCAGGTGGAAGTCAAAGAGATGATCAAAGAAGTCATCAAGTACAAAATAGATCCACAGACAGAGAAAGAGCTGGAAGATCTTCGTGAAGAGATTGTTgataaaacacatcaaattGAGAAATCAGAGATGGAAATCCGCCAACTTCGTGATGAAATTGAAAGATGGAAGGAGACAAAGCCTCAGGTCCAGACTAAAGAGGTGGTTAATGAAGTGCTGCAGTACAGAGAGGATCCAAAGACCAAGGAAGAGATTGAGATTCTAAAAAGAAAGCTGGCTGAGGAGCAAAAGAAACGCCTTGATTTAGAGAGAGAAAGGTCTACTCAGGAGGAAAAGATCAGATTGAAGAAGTTGGATCTATCTCAGGTCAGAGAGAAGATTGTTGAGCAAGTAGTGGTCGAGATGAAAGAAGATCCTGTCCTTAAATCAGAATGTGAGAACTTTGTCCAGACCATCAACAATGAGCAAGAACTGAAGGAAAACTTAAAGGCAGAACTCGTAAAGCTGCAGCGACAGATCGCTGACTTAGATATTCAGCTGGAAGAATTAGAGCGGGAGCGTAAGGCAAGACGTGAGGCAGAACTTGAGATTCAGAGACTTCGGATCAGGCTGAATGAACTGGAGATCCGGGACAAAGAAAATCGAGAGAAGGTTACCGTCAAGCAAAAAGTGGTTCTACAGCAGGATCCCCAGCAGGAGAAGGAACACTCTATCCTGAAGTTACAGCTCGATGAAGAACGGCACAAGCGTACTTTGCTGGAAAAGAGACTGGACGCCCTCATCCAGCAGCAGCTAACCTTGGAAAGAATGGACGTGAAGGAAAGGGTAGTCCGCACTGAAAAAGTCCAAGTTGAAAGGGACCCAGAAGCTGAGATTGAGATCGAGAACCTCAGAAGAACtttagatgaagaaaaaaggagaaggcACGACCTTGATCAAGAGCTCACAAGCCTTACTTCCAGGCTCTCGGATATGGAGTTTCATCATACTAAGTCTACCAAAGAACTGGATTACATCCGAGACGAGAGCAACCGTCTGCAGCAGGAAAACCAGAGGCTGCAGAATGAAATCCGCAAGCTTCGGTCAGAGATTGACATTACTAGCAACGAAACAAAGCTTATCACAGAGTCTGCACCAAGGGAGGATGGAAAGAACTTGGAGTTGAGACTTGATTCTCTGCAGAAGGAACTTGGAGAGCTCAAACGTGTAACAGTCCAGAAGGATGAGGAGATCCAAAAGCTTCAGAAAAATCTGGCAGCAGTAAGAATCAAGAGGGAACAAAGAGAGAGCCATCTTCGACGCTCTATTGTCATTATCGATCCAGACACAGGCAAAGAAATGCGACCAGAGGAGGCCTACAAACTGGGCGTAATCGACTGGAAGATGTTTGTGAACCTGCAGGGTCAGGAGTGTGACTGGGAGGAGATTACTGTCAAAGGTCCAGGGGAGTCTTCTGTGCTCCATGACAGGAAGTCAGGAAAGAAGTTCTCCATCGATGATGCACTGCGAGCTGGCCGCATCAGTGATCGGCATCTTCAGCAGTACAACAACAAGGAAATCTCCATTCAAGAGTTTGGCTTGATGGTATCGGGCAAGAACAAGGGAACAGCGCAAGACTGA
- the ppl gene encoding periplakin isoform X1 produces the protein MLKKKSKSSVVTPPKPTAAPTELSILIEKLQKNADKVERNIIEIEQNLNKDVCKINEGKPTLYQDDTNKRILNSLELLDSLDEDAVNTKRLHHPQAEMIEQDMKQLRERVMKLKEDHYHIYQLIRSEGMPTINWGNIMDEKLEKLNTKGFGQDLPTVETEVVEHNIFHGEVEALAPHISASGDKVDAHTEQEYVSSLQMKYNKLLTSSSARQRDLLSLRDYMQRCTNELYWMDQQAEERINYDWSDLNLDYPARKRHYENFISKCLESKEATITILNDDGEKLINAQHPGKTVIEAHMEAVNADWKEYLNLLICEENHLKHMEEYHQFHKEARDTQDLLKRLETEINQKYNPEFKDVYQMEGLINELDDQAKAMDHLDERVKALQKRSLQVLPLRYRREALQKLLPIEALCEYDTDEGQVQRGERYTLLRINGSKWDVKDAAGRKLSAPAVCFMIPPTDPEAVAVSDNLASQKNTVKQKTASCKASLQKRFNELQKETGAGTDKEEQQCRQLMAGLDKIVNDLDKQEKSIYARVRPPLEQSRPLQDGMDRLQDMKDITVAVDKIKPEKSSKVDEARGFLVSNSKCASAPQLHSKVDETEKKYAKVEQLLQCSQEKLKNSHQLEKSIQNGKTFISTYENKLAREEVAPGDISSLDKTQRELANMASELRSKSTVMAESEENLRSARNSSNNMTSKFQEHCPDIERQEADVQKLNKRFNNLNRQIDARSQSLQRAKMAYNNFRNDYDNLNTWLSRVPNYEPRETDDVMQVETKLKNQRNLLSDIARKESDLNNVSKNAKQYQQAVKDYEAETEKFKSVLDLEDGLVPQTYKRSRLESPAMTVKAEEAAIESKFTEVNAVNKQRLQNLEFAQSLLKQQPEIPMIQSTNVQSVHAAPPGEEPWRIKKQLDDEIQRREQLEKEIKSIQTDIYELEGQKPQDTIVKKELIKKVPDPQLDEEVHKVQQKLSEERRTTHVLENDLEVLKLKFRGLETELKEGAQQYTVKEVLRIERDRGQEEEVRKLRDELEELRRQKMMKDNELIQIKKQVTLLAEEKNKEKEVITEEQVIKVQNDPQLQSEYRLLLERKQKETDDRKELEDELQFLQGKLRRLEKEKAMAEEKISIKEVLKVEKDLALEREVENLRRQFEDEKSKRRSSQREKADLQRKVTSLEEEKNRVVVQEKVREIVRPDPKAESEVANLRLELVEQQRRFKDAELQLKSLKDELTMLRNRGPQVEVKEMIKEVIKYKIDPQTEKELEDLREEIVDKTHQIEKSEMEIRQLRDEIERWKETKPQVQTKEVVNEVLQYREDPKTKEEIEILKRKLAEEQKKRLDLERERSTQEEKIRLKKLDLSQVREKIVEQVVVEMKEDPVLKSECENFVQTINNEQELKENLKAELVKLQRQIADLDIQLEELERERKARREAELEIQRLRIRLNELEIRDKENREKVTVKQKVVLQQDPQQEKEHSILKLQLDEERHKRTLLEKRLDALIQQQLTLERMDVKERVVRTEKVQVERDPEAEIEIENLRRTLDEEKRRRHDLDQELTSLTSRLSDMEFHHTKSTKELDYIRDESNRLQQENQRLQNEIRKLRSEIDITSNETKLITESAPREDGKNLELRLDSLQKELGELKRVTVQKDEEIQKLQKNLAAVRIKREQRESHLRRSIVIIDPDTGKEMRPEEAYKLGVIDWKMFVNLQGQECDWEEITVKGPGESSVLHDRKSGKKFSIDDALRAGRISDRHLQQYNNKEISIQEFGLMVSGKNKGTAQD, from the exons ATGCTGAAGAAAAAGAGCAAATCATCGGTGGTCACGCCACCCAAACCCAC TGCCGCCCCCACAGAGCTGAGCATTCTGATTGAGAAGTTACAGAAGAATGCTGACAAGGTGGAGAGGAACATCATTGAAATCGAGCAAAACCTGAACAAG GATGTATGTAAGATCAATGAAGGCAAACCGACGTTGTACCAGGATGACACCAACAAGAGGATCCTCAACTCTCTGGAGCTGCTTGACAGCCTGGATGAGGACGCCGTGAACACCAAGCGCCTCCACCACCCACAGGCCGAGATGATAGAGCAAGA CATGAAGCAGCTGCGTGAGAGAGTAATGAAGCTGAAGGAGGACCACTATCACATTTACCAGCTGATCCGCTCTGAGGGGATGCCCACCATCAACTGGGGAAACATTATGGATGAGAAACTG GAAAAATTGAACACTAAAGGCTTTGGCCAGGACTTACCAACTGTGGAAACCGAGGTGGTGGAGCACAACATATTCCATGGGGAGGTGGAGGCTCTGGCCCCTCACATCTCTGCCAGCGGAGACAAGGTGGATGCACATACTGAACAG gAGTATGTCAGCAGTCTCCAGATGAAGTACAATAAGCTGCTG ACCAGCTCCAGCGCTCGTCAGCGAGACCTGCTGAGTCTGCGCGATTATATGCAGCGCTGCACCAACGAGCTGTACTGGATGGACCAGCAGGCAGAGGAGAGGATCAACTACGACTGGAGTGATCTCAACCTGGATTATCCTGCTCGCAAGAGGCACTATGAG AACTTCATCAGCAAGTGTTTGGAGTCTAAAGAAGCCACCATTACAATTCTGAACGATGATGGAGAAAAGCTGATTAATGCTCAGCATCCAGGGAAGACTGTTATTGAG GCTCATATGGAAGCAGTCAATGCAGACTGGAAGGAGTACCTAAACCTGCTTATTTGTGAAGAAAACCACCTGAAGCACATGGAAGAATACCATCAG TTCCACAAGGAGGCACGTGACACCCAGGACCTACTGAAACGGCTGGAAACTGAGATTAACCAGAAGTACAACCCAGAGTTTAAGGATGTTTATCAGATGGAAGGCCTCATCAATGAGCTAGAC GATCAAGCTAAGGCCATGGACCATCTTGATGAACGAGTCAAGGCTCTGCAGAAGCGAAGCTTGCAGGTTCTCCCTCTGAGGTACCGCAGGGAAGCGCTTCAAAAGCTGCTGCCCATTGAAGCTTTGTGCGAGTATGACACAGATGAG GGCCAGGTTCAGCGTGGTGAGAGGTACACTCTTCTCAGGATCAATGGCTCAAAATGGGACGTGAAGGATGCTGCTGGACGTAAACTCTCTGCCCCTGCAGTCTGCTTTATGATTCCTCCCACCGACCCGGAGGCTGTAGCTGTGTCTGACAA TCTGGCCAGCCAGAAGAACACCGTCAAGCAGAAAACGGCCAGCTGCAAAGCCTCTCTGCAGAAGCGCTTTAATGAACTGCAGAAGGAGACTGGTGCTGGAACAG ACAAAGAGGAGCAGCAGTGCCGCCAGCTCATGGCTGGTTTAGATAAGATTGTCAATGACTtagacaaacaggaaaaatctATCTATGCAAGAGTGCGCCCACCACTGGAACAGAGCCGGCCACTGCAAGACGGCATGGACCGGCTGCAAGACATGAAG GACATCACTGTAGCTGTTGACAAGATTAAGCCAGAGAAGTCCTCCAAGGTAGATGAGGCCAGAGGCTTCCTGGTCTCTAATTCCAAGTGTGCCAGTGCCCCTCAGCTACACAGTAAGGTGGATGAGACTGAGAAGAAGTATGCTAAGGTCGAGCAGCTTCTCCAATGCTCCCAAGAGAA GCTGAAAAATTCACACCAGCTGGAGAAGTCTATTCAAAATGGAAAGACTTTCATATCCACATATGAGAACAAACTGGCCAGGGAGGAAGTTGCCCCAGGGGACATCTCCTCATTGGATAAAACTCAGCGAGAGCTTGCT AATATGGCTTCCGAACTGAGGTCCAAGAGCACAGTGATGGCTGAATCAGAGGAAAATTTGCGCTCAGCCAGAAACAGTTCCAACAACATGACCTCCAAGTTTCAGGAGCACTGTCCAGACATTGAACGACAGGAAGCTGATGTCCAGAAACTCAACAAACGTTTTAACAACCTTAACAGGCAGATCGATGCCAG GTCTCAGAGCTTGCAGAGAGCCAAAATGGCGTACAACAATTTCCGAAATGACTATGACAACTTGAACACCTGGTTGTCTCGTGTCCCAAACTACGAACCCCGTGAAACTGATGATGTCATGCAGGTGGAGACTAAGTTGAAGAACCAGAGG AACTTGCTTTCTGACATCGCAAGAAAGGAGTCAGACTTGAACAATGTCTCCAAAAATGCCAAGCAGTACCAACAGGCTGTGAAG GACTATGAGGCTGAAACTGAAAAGTTCAAGTCAGTCCTGGATCTCGAGGATGGTCTTGTACCTCAGACCTACAAGAGAAGCAGACTGGAATCACCTGCAATGACAGTCAAAGCAGAG GAAGCTGCCATTGAATCCAAGTTTACAGAAGTGAATGCAGTGAACAAGCAAAGGCTCCAGAATCTTGAATTTGCTCAAAGCCTTTTGAAACAG CAACCTGAGATCCCTATGATCCAGTCTACAAATGTACAGTCCGTCCATGCTGCTCCTCCAGGAGAGGAGCCTTGGAGAATCAAAAAGCAGCTGGATGATGAGATTCAGAGGAGAGAACAACTTGAGAAGGAAATTAAGAGCATTCAGACTGACATTTATGAACTGGAAGGACAAAAGCCCCAGGACACCATCGTTAAGAAAGAACTGATTAAAAAAGTTCCAGACCCACAGCTGGATGAAGAGGTTCACAAAGTCCAGCAGAAGCTGTCAGAGGAGCGCCGCACCACCCATGTCCTGGAAAATGATTTGGAAGTGCTGAAGCTTAAGTTCCGTGGCCTGGAGACAGAGCTCAAAGAGGGGGCACAGCAGTACACTGTAAAGGAAGTCCTACGTATAGAGAGGGATAGGGGACAGGAAGAGGAGGTCCGTAAACTTCGGGATGAGCTGGAAGAGCTTAGAAGGCAGAAGATGATGAAAGACAATGAGctgattcaaataaaaaagcaagtgACCCTTCTggctgaagagaaaaacaaagaaaaggagGTGATCACTGAGGAGCAAGTGATCAAAGTTCAGAATGACCCCCAGCTTCAGTCAGAGTACCGGCTCCTGCTTGAAAGGAAGCAGAAAGAGACAGATGATAGGAAAGAACTAGAGGACGAACTACAGTTTCTCCAGGGGAAGCTTCGAAGATTGGAGAAGGAGAAAGCCATGGCAGAAGAGAAGATTTCTATCAAGGAGGTGCTTAAAGTAGAGAAAGATTTGGCTCTGGAAAGGGAGGTAGAAAACCTCAGGAGACAATTTGAGGATGAGAAGTCGAAACGCAGATCTTCTCAGCGTGAAAAGGCTGACCTCCAGAGAAAAGTTACAagtctggaggaggagaagaacaGGGTTGTGGTCCAGGAAAAAGTTAGGGAGATTGTTCGTCCCGACCCAAAGGCAGAGAGTGAGGTAGCCAATCTCCGTCTTGAGCTTGTAGAACAACAGAGGCGCTTTAAGGATGCAGAACTTCAGTTGAAGTCTCTGAAGGATGAACTGACCATGCTAAGGAACAGAGGACCTCAGGTGGAAGTCAAAGAGATGATCAAAGAAGTCATCAAGTACAAAATAGATCCACAGACAGAGAAAGAGCTGGAAGATCTTCGTGAAGAGATTGTTgataaaacacatcaaattGAGAAATCAGAGATGGAAATCCGCCAACTTCGTGATGAAATTGAAAGATGGAAGGAGACAAAGCCTCAGGTCCAGACTAAAGAGGTGGTTAATGAAGTGCTGCAGTACAGAGAGGATCCAAAGACCAAGGAAGAGATTGAGATTCTAAAAAGAAAGCTGGCTGAGGAGCAAAAGAAACGCCTTGATTTAGAGAGAGAAAGGTCTACTCAGGAGGAAAAGATCAGATTGAAGAAGTTGGATCTATCTCAGGTCAGAGAGAAGATTGTTGAGCAAGTAGTGGTCGAGATGAAAGAAGATCCTGTCCTTAAATCAGAATGTGAGAACTTTGTCCAGACCATCAACAATGAGCAAGAACTGAAGGAAAACTTAAAGGCAGAACTCGTAAAGCTGCAGCGACAGATCGCTGACTTAGATATTCAGCTGGAAGAATTAGAGCGGGAGCGTAAGGCAAGACGTGAGGCAGAACTTGAGATTCAGAGACTTCGGATCAGGCTGAATGAACTGGAGATCCGGGACAAAGAAAATCGAGAGAAGGTTACCGTCAAGCAAAAAGTGGTTCTACAGCAGGATCCCCAGCAGGAGAAGGAACACTCTATCCTGAAGTTACAGCTCGATGAAGAACGGCACAAGCGTACTTTGCTGGAAAAGAGACTGGACGCCCTCATCCAGCAGCAGCTAACCTTGGAAAGAATGGACGTGAAGGAAAGGGTAGTCCGCACTGAAAAAGTCCAAGTTGAAAGGGACCCAGAAGCTGAGATTGAGATCGAGAACCTCAGAAGAACtttagatgaagaaaaaaggagaaggcACGACCTTGATCAAGAGCTCACAAGCCTTACTTCCAGGCTCTCGGATATGGAGTTTCATCATACTAAGTCTACCAAAGAACTGGATTACATCCGAGACGAGAGCAACCGTCTGCAGCAGGAAAACCAGAGGCTGCAGAATGAAATCCGCAAGCTTCGGTCAGAGATTGACATTACTAGCAACGAAACAAAGCTTATCACAGAGTCTGCACCAAGGGAGGATGGAAAGAACTTGGAGTTGAGACTTGATTCTCTGCAGAAGGAACTTGGAGAGCTCAAACGTGTAACAGTCCAGAAGGATGAGGAGATCCAAAAGCTTCAGAAAAATCTGGCAGCAGTAAGAATCAAGAGGGAACAAAGAGAGAGCCATCTTCGACGCTCTATTGTCATTATCGATCCAGACACAGGCAAAGAAATGCGACCAGAGGAGGCCTACAAACTGGGCGTAATCGACTGGAAGATGTTTGTGAACCTGCAGGGTCAGGAGTGTGACTGGGAGGAGATTACTGTCAAAGGTCCAGGGGAGTCTTCTGTGCTCCATGACAGGAAGTCAGGAAAGAAGTTCTCCATCGATGATGCACTGCGAGCTGGCCGCATCAGTGATCGGCATCTTCAGCAGTACAACAACAAGGAAATCTCCATTCAAGAGTTTGGCTTGATGGTATCGGGCAAGAACAAGGGAACAGCGCAAGACTGA